One genomic region from Spirosoma sp. KCTC 42546 encodes:
- a CDS encoding efflux RND transporter permease subunit: MNKFIKSILSFSLKNKFFIFFLTALSVVAGVISYQNTPIEAFPDVTNTQITLITQWPGRSAEEVEKFVTIPIEIGLNSVQKRTDIRSTSLFGLSVIKVLFDDGVDDAFARQQVNNLLSGVELPEGIRPDVQPPYGPTGEIFRYTLQSPTRTARELKTIQDWVIDRQLKSVPGVADVVSFGGEVKTYEISVDPRRLMDYNITPLQLYQAVANSNVNVGGDVIEKNSEAYVVRGIGLLRNQQDIQNITIRNIKGTPIMVRNVAQVSESALPRLGQAGRDRKDDVVECIVVMRKGENPSEVIERVKDKINDLNNNILPSDVQINTFYNRETLINFATHTVTHNLIEGIIFVTVIVFIFMADWRTTVTVSIVIPLALLFAFICLRLKGMSANLLSMGAIDFGIIVDGAVVMVEGIFVTLDEMAHKEGMAKFNKLAKLGILRKTGTEMGKAIFFSKLIIITCLVPIFSFQKVEGKMFSPLAWTLGFALLGALIFTLTLVPVLASILLKKNVREKHNPFVNVVTKYATQAFGFTFAHKKMSLLVTAIIVAVGLSGFSLLGTEFLPELNEGSIYVRATMPMSISLPESVKQTVQMRHIFDQFPEVKGVISQTGRPNDGTDPTGFYNIEFLVDIYPQDDWKSKLTKEELIDKMQEKLAVFPGVNFNFSQPIMDNVEEAVSGVKGSIAVKIYGPDQTVLETKAGEIQKQLATVQGIEDLGVIRTTGQPEMRIELDERKLALYGVNKADAEAVIEMAIGGKAATQIYEGERKFDLRIRYDQPFRSNEQQISQLMVPTETGSMIPIKEIANVYTQMGPVLIFREASQRYGAVKFSVRGRDMGSAVAEAQQKVLEHVKLPSGYTVKWAGDFENQQRATARLAQVVPISLLAIFFILFVLFGNVKDAGLVLFNVPFAIIGGIAALLITHVNFSISAGIGFIALFGICIQNGVILISVFKKNLRNSLLLNDAIREGVISRIRPVVMTAMMAGIGLIPAAVSHGIGSETAKPLAIVVIGGLITATLLTLFIFPLIFYAFYRQKLDDN; encoded by the coding sequence ATGAATAAGTTCATAAAGAGTATCTTGTCTTTCTCGCTTAAGAACAAGTTTTTCATTTTTTTCCTGACAGCACTATCTGTTGTAGCGGGTGTCATAAGTTATCAGAATACACCCATAGAAGCCTTTCCTGATGTTACCAATACACAAATTACGCTCATCACCCAATGGCCAGGTCGATCGGCGGAGGAAGTTGAAAAATTTGTCACTATTCCCATTGAGATTGGCCTGAACTCCGTTCAAAAACGAACCGATATTCGCTCGACGTCCCTGTTTGGCCTGTCAGTTATAAAAGTTCTGTTTGATGATGGGGTAGATGATGCTTTTGCCCGCCAGCAGGTTAATAACCTGCTTAGTGGAGTCGAACTACCCGAAGGCATACGACCCGATGTACAGCCTCCTTATGGGCCGACTGGTGAGATTTTCCGATATACGCTTCAATCTCCAACCCGTACAGCCCGCGAACTGAAAACCATTCAGGATTGGGTGATTGACCGCCAGTTGAAAAGTGTACCGGGCGTAGCTGATGTTGTTAGTTTCGGGGGCGAAGTCAAAACCTATGAGATTTCTGTAGATCCTCGCCGATTGATGGACTATAATATCACTCCACTTCAGTTGTACCAGGCGGTAGCCAACTCCAATGTGAACGTAGGGGGTGATGTTATTGAGAAAAACTCTGAGGCTTATGTAGTTCGCGGCATTGGCTTACTACGAAATCAACAGGATATTCAGAATATTACGATCAGGAACATTAAGGGCACTCCCATTATGGTGCGCAACGTAGCGCAGGTTTCCGAATCGGCCTTACCCCGACTTGGACAAGCTGGTCGGGATCGAAAAGATGATGTTGTCGAGTGTATCGTCGTGATGCGTAAGGGAGAAAATCCCAGCGAAGTAATTGAACGGGTAAAAGACAAAATCAACGATCTGAACAACAACATCTTACCGTCTGATGTTCAGATCAACACGTTCTACAACCGCGAAACGCTCATTAATTTCGCAACGCATACGGTCACGCACAACCTGATCGAAGGCATTATTTTCGTAACGGTCATTGTCTTTATTTTTATGGCCGACTGGCGTACCACGGTCACCGTATCTATTGTTATCCCGCTAGCCTTACTGTTTGCCTTTATCTGTCTGCGACTTAAGGGCATGTCGGCTAACCTGCTATCAATGGGTGCTATTGACTTCGGTATCATTGTCGATGGCGCGGTGGTGATGGTGGAGGGAATTTTCGTGACACTCGATGAGATGGCTCATAAAGAAGGGATGGCGAAATTCAATAAGCTGGCCAAATTGGGAATTCTTCGAAAAACGGGAACGGAAATGGGCAAGGCTATTTTCTTCTCCAAACTAATTATCATCACTTGTTTGGTCCCTATATTCTCGTTCCAGAAAGTAGAAGGTAAAATGTTTTCACCCTTAGCCTGGACATTGGGGTTTGCGCTGCTTGGCGCGTTAATTTTCACATTGACACTTGTACCCGTGTTGGCCAGTATTCTGCTCAAGAAGAATGTCCGCGAGAAACACAATCCGTTCGTTAACGTCGTGACCAAATACGCTACCCAGGCATTTGGCTTTACGTTCGCTCACAAAAAAATGAGCTTGCTCGTTACGGCAATTATTGTGGCTGTTGGATTGTCAGGATTTAGCTTATTGGGCACGGAGTTTTTACCCGAATTGAACGAAGGGTCGATCTATGTACGGGCCACGATGCCCATGAGTATTTCGTTACCTGAATCGGTAAAGCAAACCGTACAAATGCGTCATATTTTCGATCAGTTTCCCGAAGTGAAAGGGGTTATTTCTCAGACAGGGCGACCAAATGATGGCACTGACCCGACTGGCTTCTACAACATCGAATTCCTGGTGGACATTTACCCACAGGACGATTGGAAAAGTAAACTCACCAAGGAGGAGTTAATTGATAAGATGCAGGAAAAGCTAGCCGTTTTTCCTGGCGTGAACTTCAACTTTTCACAACCCATTATGGACAACGTTGAAGAAGCTGTTTCAGGGGTAAAAGGCTCTATTGCCGTTAAAATATACGGCCCTGATCAAACGGTTCTGGAGACTAAAGCGGGGGAGATTCAGAAGCAATTAGCCACCGTACAGGGTATTGAAGACTTGGGGGTTATTCGTACTACGGGCCAACCCGAAATGCGGATCGAATTAGATGAACGAAAACTAGCTTTATACGGCGTCAATAAAGCAGATGCAGAAGCCGTAATTGAAATGGCCATTGGTGGTAAAGCCGCCACGCAGATTTATGAAGGCGAACGGAAGTTCGATCTACGAATTCGTTACGACCAACCCTTTCGATCTAATGAACAACAAATCAGCCAGTTAATGGTTCCAACAGAAACTGGAAGCATGATTCCGATTAAGGAAATAGCGAATGTGTACACCCAAATGGGCCCAGTACTGATTTTCCGTGAAGCCAGCCAGCGCTATGGAGCCGTAAAGTTCTCCGTTCGGGGCCGTGATATGGGGAGTGCCGTTGCCGAAGCCCAACAGAAGGTACTCGAACACGTAAAACTGCCATCCGGCTATACGGTTAAGTGGGCAGGTGATTTTGAGAACCAGCAGCGGGCTACGGCTCGTTTAGCCCAGGTAGTACCCATTAGTTTACTGGCTATTTTCTTTATTCTGTTTGTCTTGTTTGGCAACGTTAAAGATGCGGGCCTTGTGCTGTTCAACGTACCATTCGCTATTATTGGTGGCATTGCGGCCTTGTTGATTACCCATGTTAACTTCAGCATCTCGGCAGGTATCGGATTCATCGCCCTGTTTGGAATTTGTATTCAAAATGGTGTAATTTTGATCTCGGTTTTTAAGAAGAACCTGCGTAACAGTTTACTGCTCAACGACGCTATCCGGGAAGGGGTTATCTCGCGTATTCGACCTGTAGTGATGACAGCCATGATGGCAGGCATTGGTCTAATTCCAGCAGCCGTTTCGCACGGTATAGGCTCCGAAACGGCCAAGCCATTAGCCATCGTTGTTATTGGTGGATTAATCACGGCGACCTTGCTAACCTTGTTCATTTTCCCGCTAATTTTCTATGCCTTTTACCGGCAAAAATTAGATGATAATTAA
- a CDS encoding response regulator transcription factor, whose product MKILVVEDEPKLASFVRKGLEEQSCEVDVAFDGQVGRTMALNNLYDVIIMDINLPKMNGFDVVQAIRQEKNRTPVLMLTAMGSVDDKLTGFEAGADDYLVKPFEFRELMARLRALTKRSSEAGMQANVLKVADLELDLNEKIARRSDKRIELTAKEFGLLEYLMRNRGRVVSRVDIAEKVWDIHFDTGTNVIDVYVNFLRKKIDKDFPKKLIHTVIGMGYMLKEE is encoded by the coding sequence ATGAAAATTCTGGTGGTGGAGGACGAGCCCAAATTAGCCTCGTTTGTACGGAAAGGGCTGGAAGAACAATCCTGCGAAGTAGATGTGGCTTTCGACGGTCAAGTTGGGCGAACAATGGCTCTTAATAATCTCTATGATGTGATTATTATGGACATAAACCTGCCTAAGATGAACGGTTTCGATGTGGTACAGGCTATTCGACAGGAAAAGAACCGAACCCCTGTACTTATGCTGACGGCCATGGGCTCCGTTGATGATAAGCTAACTGGTTTTGAAGCGGGTGCCGATGATTATCTAGTTAAACCGTTCGAATTTCGGGAGCTGATGGCTCGGCTACGCGCCCTTACCAAACGAAGTAGCGAAGCCGGTATGCAGGCTAACGTATTAAAAGTAGCCGACCTTGAACTGGATCTTAATGAAAAAATAGCTCGTCGAAGCGATAAACGAATCGAGCTGACAGCCAAAGAATTTGGTTTACTTGAATACCTTATGCGCAACCGGGGCCGCGTTGTGTCACGCGTCGACATTGCGGAGAAGGTTTGGGATATTCACTTCGATACGGGAACCAACGTAATTGATGTATACGTAAATTTCCTTCGAAAAAAAATTGACAAAGATTTCCCCAAAAAACTCATTCACACCGTGATTGGGATGGGGTATATGTTAAAAGAGGAGTAA